One genomic window of Bartonella sp. HY038 includes the following:
- the cobA gene encoding uroporphyrinogen-III C-methyltransferase → MFDGAIAQKLNLPKFLPGEVWLVGAGPGDLGLLTLHALNAIAQADIILYDALVDLSCLDFAKSDVILQFAGKRCGQPSLSQEQITKDLINLARNGKRVLRLKGGDPFVFGRGGEEALALHRAGIVFRVVPGITAGIAGPAYAGIPITSRTTNQSVTFITGHDADGKAPANLDWGAIARGSQVIVFYMALKHLAEIVEKLLNAGRKHTEQLAFISNATTKRQRVIITTLGESVDKMLQEKISAPAIIVLGPVVDFASVLNWLP, encoded by the coding sequence ATGTTTGATGGGGCAATAGCGCAAAAGCTGAATCTACCAAAATTTTTGCCCGGCGAGGTTTGGTTGGTTGGAGCAGGTCCTGGTGATCTTGGATTGCTGACACTTCATGCCCTCAATGCGATAGCGCAAGCTGATATAATTCTTTATGATGCATTGGTTGATCTTTCCTGTTTGGATTTTGCAAAATCTGATGTGATTTTACAATTTGCTGGTAAACGTTGTGGCCAACCTTCATTAAGTCAAGAACAGATCACAAAGGATCTTATCAATCTTGCCCGTAATGGCAAACGTGTTTTGCGATTAAAGGGGGGAGACCCGTTTGTTTTTGGTCGAGGGGGAGAAGAAGCACTTGCCTTGCATCGTGCCGGAATTGTTTTCCGTGTTGTTCCTGGCATAACCGCGGGCATCGCCGGCCCAGCTTATGCGGGTATCCCAATCACTAGCCGTACAACAAACCAATCCGTAACTTTTATTACAGGGCATGATGCAGATGGAAAAGCGCCTGCTAATCTTGATTGGGGCGCAATAGCAAGGGGTTCGCAGGTTATAGTTTTTTATATGGCATTGAAGCATTTAGCTGAAATTGTAGAAAAACTTCTTAATGCTGGGCGCAAGCACACTGAGCAATTGGCATTTATTTCCAATGCAACGACTAAAAGGCAAAGGGTTATTATTACAACTTTGGGTGAGAGTGTTGATAAAATGTTGCAGGAAAAAATATCAGCTCCAGCAATTATTGTATTAGGTCCCGTAGTTGATTTTGCATCTGTCTTAAATTGGTTGCCATAA
- a CDS encoding cobyrinate a,c-diamide synthase translates to MKGFMLASPHSGAGKTVLTMAILRKLSRDGLAISPIKVGPDYIDTAFHEVACHSTGNNLDCWAMRDDLVSALSARAIEGGRLLIAEAMMGLFDGALDGTGSAADFARRLLLPIILVVDCSKMSHSIAPLVFGFNNFSDDVYIAGIILNKVGSARHEKLLRNALAPLGVNILGAIGRSEKLHLPDRHLGLVQAHEMQEIDKFIEEAADFIETSLNFDDLLSLAKATTDPDYSAGVPRLEPLGQHIAIARDNAFRFTYAHILAGWQRQGASLSFFSPLEDETPSKDADAIYLPGGYPELFAEKLAHAAKFKSALQQVQSDNKIIYGECGGYMVLGDYIEDKNGIMHKMLGLLPLTTSIKNPKLHLGYRKILPLSKFPWHHHLRGHEFHYATTTSAKDTVPLFAIEDALGENLGEVGIRHKNVSGSFMHIIDRE, encoded by the coding sequence ATGAAGGGCTTCATGTTGGCATCGCCCCATTCGGGCGCAGGTAAGACCGTATTGACAATGGCTATTTTGCGGAAATTGTCTCGAGATGGTTTAGCCATTTCACCGATAAAGGTGGGACCTGATTATATTGATACAGCCTTTCATGAGGTTGCATGTCATAGCACTGGAAATAATCTTGATTGTTGGGCGATGCGTGATGATTTGGTAAGTGCTTTGTCAGCTAGGGCAATTGAAGGAGGGCGTTTACTTATCGCCGAAGCAATGATGGGGCTGTTTGATGGCGCCCTTGATGGTACTGGCTCTGCTGCGGATTTTGCTCGCAGGCTTTTATTGCCAATTATTTTGGTTGTTGATTGTTCTAAAATGTCGCATTCTATTGCGCCACTCGTTTTCGGCTTTAACAATTTTTCTGATGATGTTTATATTGCCGGGATTATTCTCAATAAAGTTGGTAGCGCTCGTCATGAAAAATTGCTGCGTAATGCGTTGGCGCCTCTTGGCGTGAACATCCTAGGTGCCATTGGGCGCAGTGAAAAATTGCATCTTCCAGATAGGCATTTAGGTCTTGTTCAAGCCCATGAGATGCAAGAAATTGATAAATTTATTGAAGAAGCTGCAGACTTTATTGAAACATCATTAAACTTTGATGATTTACTTTCACTTGCTAAGGCTACTACCGATCCAGATTATAGTGCTGGAGTGCCACGGCTCGAACCGCTTGGCCAACATATCGCTATTGCTCGAGATAACGCATTTCGCTTTACTTATGCTCATATTCTTGCGGGATGGCAACGACAAGGTGCTTCACTTAGTTTTTTTTCACCTCTTGAGGATGAGACACCAAGTAAAGATGCTGATGCAATTTATTTGCCTGGTGGTTACCCCGAACTTTTTGCCGAAAAGCTCGCCCATGCAGCAAAATTTAAAAGTGCCCTGCAGCAAGTACAAAGCGATAATAAGATTATTTATGGAGAATGCGGTGGATATATGGTTTTGGGAGATTATATAGAGGATAAAAATGGCATTATGCATAAAATGCTTGGCCTATTACCTTTAACCACAAGCATAAAAAATCCAAAACTTCATCTTGGTTATCGAAAAATATTACCATTGTCAAAATTTCCTTGGCATCATCATTTGCGTGGCCATGAATTCCATTACGCAACGACGACCAGTGCTAAAGATACAGTACCTCTTTTTGCGATTGAAGATGCACTTGGTGAAAATTTGGGCGAGGTTGGTATACGTCACAAAAATGTGAGTGGTTCGTTTATGCATATTATTGATCGGGAATAA
- a CDS encoding MFS transporter, translated as MAFKIHHLSADQSFDDKTRKLSQLAFAMGGFSIGTAEFVIMGLLPEVAKATNVDMATAGHFVSFYASGVVVGAPLLAVLTAKMPRKMLLIAFMIFYAIGNILSACVSTYDQFSILRFLSGLPHGIYFGVAAIAAASMVEARKRAQAVGSVMLGLTVATVIGAPGGTLIGQLFGWRIAFFLVGFLALFAAFLIWRFVPNLNAAAGASPLRELSALKNGQLWLFLAIIAIGSGGLFAVFTYIKPILTDVSHIDKFWVPFVLPLFGVGMVAGNLIGPKIAYRMGLMPSIFVTTLWGIFVFIIFGFMVENEALAVIATFLIGTSFISQPSVQTKIIEVSANAPTLATALMQSSFNVANALGAFLGGLVIVYGYGLEATAWLGAFLVFLGFLVFLLAWHIEKKQIINEDKSKID; from the coding sequence ATGGCCTTTAAAATCCACCATTTGTCCGCAGATCAATCTTTCGATGATAAAACCCGTAAATTGAGCCAATTGGCTTTTGCTATGGGCGGCTTTTCCATAGGCACTGCAGAATTCGTTATTATGGGCTTATTGCCAGAAGTGGCTAAAGCAACCAATGTTGATATGGCAACAGCGGGGCATTTCGTTTCGTTCTATGCTTCTGGAGTTGTTGTCGGTGCACCATTATTAGCGGTTTTGACGGCAAAAATGCCCCGGAAAATGCTTTTAATCGCCTTTATGATTTTTTATGCTATAGGAAATATTTTATCGGCTTGTGTCTCAACTTATGATCAATTTAGCATTTTGCGTTTTTTAAGCGGTTTGCCTCATGGTATTTATTTTGGTGTAGCAGCTATTGCCGCAGCCTCGATGGTTGAAGCACGCAAGCGAGCGCAAGCCGTGGGCAGTGTGATGCTTGGTTTGACGGTAGCAACCGTGATTGGAGCGCCCGGCGGTACTTTAATAGGACAATTATTTGGCTGGCGCATTGCATTTTTCCTTGTCGGTTTTTTGGCATTGTTTGCTGCTTTTTTGATATGGCGCTTTGTACCAAATTTGAATGCAGCTGCAGGTGCAAGCCCTTTACGCGAGCTATCCGCGCTGAAAAATGGTCAGTTATGGTTGTTTTTAGCCATTATTGCCATTGGTTCAGGCGGTTTATTCGCGGTGTTTACTTATATAAAACCAATTTTAACCGATGTGTCACACATCGATAAATTTTGGGTACCCTTTGTTTTACCTCTTTTTGGCGTTGGTATGGTGGCTGGTAATCTTATTGGGCCCAAAATTGCTTATCGCATGGGGCTTATGCCATCAATTTTTGTTACCACACTATGGGGAATTTTTGTATTCATAATCTTTGGTTTCATGGTTGAGAATGAAGCTCTTGCAGTTATTGCCACATTTTTAATCGGTACATCTTTTATTAGCCAACCATCTGTTCAGACAAAAATAATCGAAGTCTCTGCAAATGCACCAACTTTGGCAACCGCGCTTATGCAATCCTCTTTTAATGTCGCCAATGCTTTGGGGGCTTTTTTAGGTGGATTGGTTATCGTCTATGGTTATGGCTTAGAAGCAACCGCTTGGCTAGGTGCATTTTTGGTGTTTTTGGGTTTTCTTGTTTTTCTTCTTGCTTGGCATATAGAAAAGAAACAGATTATAAACGAAGATAAATCTAAAATTGATTAA
- a CDS encoding response regulator transcription factor, with amino-acid sequence MKILVIEDDREASRYLEKALNEMGHLVDVAGDGETGYTLAEHGSYDVLIVDRMLPRRDGLSVVAGLRAQGVETPVLILSALGQVDDRVTGLRAGGDDYLTKPYAFSELLARIEVLQRRKNPKDAETVYRVGDLELDRLSHSARRAGHEIALQPREFRLLEYLMRHAGQVVTRTMLLENVWDYHFDPQTNVIDVHISRLRSKIEKDFDSPLLHTIRGAGYMLKAA; translated from the coding sequence ATGAAAATTCTGGTTATTGAAGATGATCGTGAGGCATCGCGCTATCTGGAAAAGGCCTTGAACGAAATGGGGCATCTGGTTGATGTCGCTGGCGATGGTGAAACTGGTTACACATTAGCAGAACATGGCAGTTATGATGTTTTAATTGTAGATCGTATGTTACCACGTCGTGATGGGTTATCAGTTGTTGCTGGTCTTCGCGCACAAGGGGTAGAAACACCTGTGCTAATTTTATCGGCACTTGGTCAGGTTGATGATCGGGTGACCGGTTTGCGAGCTGGTGGCGATGATTATCTCACCAAACCATATGCATTTTCAGAACTATTGGCACGTATAGAAGTTTTACAAAGACGTAAAAACCCTAAGGATGCTGAGACGGTCTATCGCGTCGGTGATTTGGAATTAGATCGCTTGTCGCACTCAGCAAGACGAGCAGGGCATGAAATTGCCTTGCAGCCGCGCGAGTTTCGTTTGCTTGAATATTTGATGCGCCATGCTGGACAAGTGGTAACTCGCACCATGTTGCTTGAAAATGTTTGGGATTATCATTTTGATCCACAAACGAATGTTATCGATGTTCATATTTCGCGTTTAAGATCAAAAATTGAAAAAGATTTTGATAGTCCGCTTTTACATACCATCCGTGGTGCTGGCTATATGTTAAAGGCTGCGTAA
- a CDS encoding Do family serine endopeptidase, which yields MTKLSRFRSARRFLAAVSLSTIMAGSAILSGPLVFSNMALADPVYVEGPKQIGFADVVDKVKPAVVSVQVKSNVRPQEAGGPFFGGPGFDQLPDDHPLKRFFRDFQEDPRDLDGPRGPHAKPGKPGRPDPRGRMRPVSQGSGFFISEDGYVVTNNHVVSDGSAYVVVLDDGTELDAKLIGTDPRTDLAVIKVNSDRKFSYVGFADDSQTRVGDWVVAVGNPFGLGGTVTAGIVSARGRDIGASVYDDFIQIDAAVNKGNSGGPTFNLNGQVVGINTAIFSPSGGNVGIAFAIPATTAKQVVNQLIEHGKVQRGWLGVKIQPVTKEIADSLGLKETKGALIVDPMDGPAAKAGIKAGDVIISVNEEAVNDARDLARKIGGIAPDEAVTLGVWRNGKQENIKVNIAAMPSSENGGATAGQSSGDDAKPGVEDSDSLSEYGLTVTPAEDGKGVVVTDIDSESDAADKGIRPGDIIRQVNSFNVSSAQEISKIIDDAIRAGRLNVALRVENERGSRFVAITVKGK from the coding sequence ATGACAAAGTTAAGCCGCTTTCGTTCTGCTCGTCGGTTTTTAGCAGCAGTTAGCCTATCAACGATAATGGCAGGTTCTGCTATATTAAGTGGCCCGTTAGTTTTTTCGAATATGGCCCTTGCCGATCCTGTTTATGTTGAAGGTCCAAAGCAAATTGGCTTTGCAGATGTTGTTGATAAGGTAAAGCCTGCAGTCGTATCTGTTCAGGTTAAAAGCAATGTTCGTCCACAAGAGGCCGGTGGGCCATTTTTTGGTGGGCCTGGTTTTGATCAACTTCCCGACGATCATCCATTAAAGCGATTTTTTCGTGATTTTCAAGAAGATCCACGTGATCTAGATGGTCCACGTGGCCCCCATGCTAAACCTGGAAAACCAGGCAGACCAGACCCTAGAGGGCGTATGCGGCCGGTATCACAAGGCTCGGGGTTTTTCATTTCTGAAGATGGATATGTTGTAACTAACAACCACGTTGTATCTGATGGCTCAGCCTATGTTGTGGTGCTTGACGATGGGACAGAACTTGATGCTAAACTTATTGGTACGGATCCCCGCACAGATCTCGCTGTAATTAAAGTTAATAGTGATCGCAAATTCTCTTATGTAGGCTTTGCTGATGACAGTCAAACACGTGTAGGTGATTGGGTTGTTGCTGTTGGTAACCCCTTTGGTCTTGGCGGCACTGTGACTGCTGGTATTGTTTCAGCTCGTGGCCGTGATATTGGTGCAAGTGTTTATGATGATTTTATTCAGATTGATGCGGCGGTTAACAAGGGTAATTCCGGCGGCCCAACTTTTAACCTTAACGGTCAGGTTGTAGGTATTAATACTGCGATATTCTCACCATCGGGCGGGAATGTTGGTATTGCTTTTGCAATTCCTGCCACAACTGCTAAGCAGGTTGTTAATCAGCTTATTGAACACGGTAAAGTACAACGCGGTTGGCTCGGTGTGAAAATTCAACCAGTTACCAAGGAAATTGCAGATTCTTTAGGGTTAAAAGAAACCAAAGGTGCATTGATTGTTGATCCAATGGATGGACCTGCAGCTAAGGCTGGTATTAAAGCAGGTGATGTTATCATTTCTGTTAATGAAGAAGCAGTCAATGATGCAAGAGATCTTGCCCGTAAGATTGGCGGAATTGCACCAGATGAAGCCGTGACTCTTGGTGTTTGGCGCAATGGTAAACAAGAAAACATTAAGGTCAATATCGCAGCGATGCCAAGCTCAGAAAATGGTGGAGCAACGGCAGGTCAATCTAGCGGCGATGATGCAAAGCCTGGTGTTGAAGATTCCGATAGTTTGAGTGAATATGGTTTAACTGTAACGCCAGCCGAAGACGGCAAAGGTGTTGTAGTTACCGACATTGATAGCGAAAGCGATGCAGCCGACAAGGGCATACGTCCTGGTGACATCATCCGCCAAGTAAATAGTTTTAACGTTTCATCAGCTCAAGAAATTTCAAAAATTATTGATGATGCTATAAGGGCGGGTCGTTTAAACGTGGCTTTAAGGGTTGAAAATGAGCGCGGTTCGCGTTTTGTTGCAATTACTGTAAAAGGAAAATAA
- a CDS encoding HAMP domain-containing sensor histidine kinase: MLNIRNIFRTTAVRLSALFILLFGLVAFGTVLYMTKLAFTMVQNETKLALVEEISSIESAYEHGGISLLVRTIDRRSRQPGAFLYLVTDPIGRILAGNVSNIEPGLLTNTDSLNEPIYYGRLGDGNKINDHQALVMLIDLPNGMKVMIGRDLGDPKKFAEVVRKALLFAFSAVALGTFLIWFFIGRRALQRIDTITLASRSLMDGDLTGRLPVSGSGDEFDRLTGNLNIMLEKIEELNAGLRHVSDNIAHDLKTPLTRLRNKAEQALNHDNDADSYKDALNQVLDESDQLIRTFNAILMISRIEAGNTIVEHSRANLRNIVEDVAELCEPVAEEAGVALTIGALLDVDINASRELVAQTIFNLTDNAIKYAIIDNDAPQITLSMEMVDDDQIRVIVADNGPGIPEGERDKVTERFYRLEKSRTHPGSGIGLSLAKAVMKLHGGSLIFEDAKPGLKAVLIFPRLKD; encoded by the coding sequence TTGCTAAATATTAGAAATATTTTTCGTACTACCGCTGTGCGATTATCCGCACTTTTCATCTTGCTTTTTGGGCTTGTTGCTTTTGGTACTGTGCTTTATATGACTAAGCTTGCCTTTACTATGGTTCAAAACGAAACTAAGCTTGCTTTAGTAGAAGAAATCTCTTCAATTGAATCAGCCTATGAGCATGGTGGTATATCACTATTGGTTCGTACAATCGATCGGCGTTCTCGGCAGCCTGGTGCGTTTTTATACCTTGTAACTGATCCAATCGGGCGAATTTTAGCTGGTAATGTTAGCAATATCGAACCGGGACTTTTGACAAATACTGATAGTTTGAATGAGCCAATTTATTATGGCCGTTTAGGTGATGGTAATAAAATAAATGATCATCAAGCCCTTGTTATGCTTATTGATTTGCCAAATGGCATGAAAGTAATGATCGGTCGTGATTTGGGTGATCCCAAAAAATTTGCTGAGGTTGTCCGCAAAGCTTTACTTTTTGCGTTTAGTGCCGTTGCACTAGGTACATTCTTGATATGGTTTTTTATTGGGCGGCGGGCTTTACAGCGCATTGATACAATTACGCTTGCATCGCGGAGTTTGATGGATGGTGATTTAACTGGCCGGCTACCTGTTTCAGGTTCTGGTGATGAGTTCGACCGTTTAACGGGTAACCTCAACATTATGCTAGAAAAGATTGAGGAGTTAAATGCGGGTCTGCGTCATGTGTCTGATAATATTGCCCATGATTTGAAAACGCCGTTGACAAGACTGCGCAATAAAGCCGAGCAGGCGTTAAATCACGATAATGACGCTGATAGTTATAAGGATGCATTAAATCAAGTATTAGATGAATCTGATCAGCTTATTCGTACTTTTAACGCTATATTGATGATTTCGCGGATTGAAGCAGGCAATACCATTGTCGAGCATAGTCGGGCTAATTTACGCAACATTGTTGAAGATGTAGCCGAACTTTGTGAGCCGGTAGCAGAAGAGGCCGGTGTTGCATTAACAATTGGAGCATTACTTGATGTTGATATTAATGCAAGCCGAGAGTTAGTTGCCCAAACTATTTTTAACCTCACTGATAATGCAATTAAATATGCGATTATTGATAATGATGCGCCGCAAATTACTTTATCAATGGAAATGGTAGATGATGATCAAATTCGAGTGATCGTTGCTGATAATGGCCCCGGTATACCGGAGGGTGAGCGTGATAAGGTAACGGAACGCTTTTATCGTTTGGAAAAAAGCCGCACGCATCCAGGTTCAGGCATAGGCTTAAGCCTTGCAAAGGCAGTTATGAAATTGCATGGTGGAAGCTTAATATTTGAAGATGCAAAACCAGGTCTTAAAGCTGTATTAATTTTTCCACGTCTTAAAGATTAA
- the cbiB gene encoding adenosylcobinamide-phosphate synthase CbiB: MQHYIFVLIFALLIDGLIGDPKWLWKYIPHPVIGFGKLIAIGERLGNDEKYSDKLRKFNGFIIIFALCFIVIFIGALLQYICMKLGYWGLGLEILILACFLAQKSLYDHVLNVYREYIDRGLEGARYAVSMIVGRNPKNLDEPAISRAAIESLAENSSDGVIAPIFFYILFGLPGLLFYKMVNTADSMIGHKNKRYFYFGYASAKLDDIVNFIPARITAFIALIAVFIKKGPKAFKKCFINMMHDAPQHRSPNGGWPESVYAAFLNIQLSGPRIYDDVEVNEPLQNIDGRIASMEDIKSALVFFKINMALVLFFSILFYGLIIVFDVFL, from the coding sequence TTGCAACATTATATATTTGTTTTGATCTTTGCCCTATTGATTGATGGTTTAATAGGTGATCCTAAATGGCTTTGGAAATATATTCCTCATCCTGTAATCGGCTTTGGAAAATTAATTGCTATTGGTGAAAGATTAGGTAATGATGAAAAATATTCTGATAAATTGCGTAAATTTAATGGCTTTATAATTATATTTGCGTTGTGTTTTATCGTCATTTTTATCGGGGCTCTATTACAATATATTTGTATGAAACTTGGATATTGGGGACTTGGATTAGAAATATTAATCCTTGCTTGTTTTCTTGCTCAAAAAAGTCTTTATGACCATGTTTTAAATGTTTATCGCGAATATATAGATCGTGGACTTGAAGGCGCGCGTTACGCTGTATCAATGATTGTTGGTCGAAATCCTAAAAATCTTGATGAACCTGCTATTTCTCGCGCGGCAATTGAAAGTCTTGCTGAAAATAGTTCTGATGGCGTTATTGCACCAATATTTTTTTATATTTTATTCGGACTTCCTGGTCTTTTATTTTATAAAATGGTCAATACAGCAGATTCTATGATTGGCCATAAAAATAAACGATATTTTTATTTTGGATATGCTTCTGCAAAATTGGATGATATCGTAAATTTTATTCCCGCTCGCATTACAGCCTTTATTGCGCTTATTGCCGTTTTTATAAAAAAAGGCCCTAAGGCATTTAAAAAATGTTTCATTAATATGATGCATGATGCCCCTCAGCATCGTTCACCTAATGGTGGTTGGCCAGAAAGTGTTTATGCCGCATTTTTAAATATTCAGCTTTCAGGCCCAAGAATCTATGACGATGTTGAAGTCAATGAACCATTACAAAATATCGATGGTCGTATTGCTAGTATGGAAGATATTAAAAGCGCGCTTGTTTTTTTTAAAATCAACATGGCGTTGGTTTTATTTTTTTCAATTCTCTTCTATGGCTTAATAATTGTTTTTGATGTTTTCTTATAA